The Catenulispora sp. GP43 nucleotide sequence GCACCGTGCTGTTCACCGGCCTGACCAAGTACGACGGGGTGCGGACCCGCCAGCTCAAGGCGCGCGAGTTCCACCAGATCGCCGGCCGGGCCGGGCGCGCCGGCTACGACAGTGCCGGATATGTCGTGGCTCAGGCGCCCGAGCACGAGGTGGAGAACGCCAAGCGCGTCGCCAAGGCCGGCGGCGACAAGAAGAAGCTCTCGCGCGTGGTCCGGGTCAAGGCGCCGGAGGGCTTCGTCTCCTGGGGCAAGCCCAGCTTCGAGCGGATGGTCGCCGCCGAGCCGGAGCCGCTGACCTCCAGCTTCCAGGTCAGCCACGCGATGCTGCTGAACGTCATCAGCCGCCCCGGCGACGCCTTCGACGCGATGCGGCACCTGCTGGAGGACAACCACGAGGACCGCAAGTCCCAGCTGAAGCTGATCCGCAAGGCCATCGCCATCTACCGCGCGCTGCTGGCCGCCGGGATCGTCGAGCGCCTCGACGAGCCGGACGAGCAGGGCCGGATCGTGCGCCTGACCAAGGACCTGCAGTTCGACTTCGCCCTGAACCAGCCGCTGTCGCCGTTCGCGCTGGCCACGCTGGAACTGCTGGAGCCCGAGTCGCCGACCTACGCGCTGGACGCCCTGTCGGTCATCGAGTCGACGCTGGACAACCCGCGCCAGGTGCTGTCCGCGCAGCAGAACAAGGCGCGCGGCGAGGCGGTCGCGGAGATGAAGGCGGACGGGATCGAGTACGAGGAGCGGATGGAGCTCCTGGAGAAGGTCACGTATCCGAAGCCTCTGGAGGAGATGCTCCAGGCCGCTTACGAGGTCTATAAGCGGAGTTCCCCATGGGTCGCCGACTACGAGGTCGCTCCGAAGTCCGTCGCGCGGGACATGTTCGAGCGCGCTATGACGTTCGCGGAGTACGTGAGCTTCTATACGCTTCCCCGCTCTGAAGGCCTCCTGCTGCGCTACCTCGCGGACGCCTTCAAGGCGCTCAAGCACACAGTGCCCGAAGAGATGCGCAACGACGAGGTCGACGACCTCATCGAGTGGCTCGGCGAGATGGTCCGGCAGGTCGACTCCTCGCTGCTGGACGAGTGGGAGGAACTGGTCAACCCCGGCGAGGAGACGCCCGCGGTCTCCCCGCACAACTTCGACGAGCGCCCGCCGCCGGTCACCGCGAACGCCCGCGCGTTCCGCGTCATGGTCCGCAACGAGCTGTTCCACCGCGTCGAGCTGTTCGCGCTGCGCAAGTACGACGACCTCGGCGAGCTGGACGCGGGCTCGGGGTGGGACTCCGAGAAGTACTACTACGCGATCGAGGACTACTTCGACGCGCACGACGAGCTCGGCACCGGACCCGACGCGCGCGGCCCGAAGCTGCTGGTCATCGACGAGACGCCGGAGGACCAGCCCGGCAAGTGGGTGGTCCGGCAGATCTTCGACGACCCCGAGGGCTACCACGACTGGGGCATCAGCGCCGAGGTGGACCTGGCGGCCAGCGACGAGGCCGGGACCGCCGTGGTGGTCGTCACGGATGTGAACCAGCTGTAGTGGGCCGGGATCGTTCGGCGACGCCGCACCGTTGGTCGTATGGAAGACCTACGATGACGAACGCCCAGATGATGACGAACGCCCCGCGAACAGCCGACCCAGCCGACCCCCGAGGTGAGTGACCCGATGGCCCGCACCAACCTGCGCCTGCTCAAGCCCGGCGAATACCGGCCCGACTGGTCGCAGTCGGCCCGCGGCGGCGGCATCTCGCCGATCTTCCTGGCGCTGGTCGCCGGCTTCGCGGCCAGCGGCGTCGCGCTCTACAAGGGGTTCGGGAGCGACCGCGCGGGCGTGTTCATCTTCGTGCTCTGCGGCTGGCTGATATCGCTGTGCCTGCACGAGTTCATGCACGCCGCTGCGGCCTACTGGGGCGGCGACCACACGGTGGCCGGCAAGGGGTACCTGCGCCTGGACCCGCGCGTGTACGGGCACCCGGTGCTGACCTTCATCCTGCCGCTGTTCTTCCTGCTCATCGGCGGCCTGCCGCTGCCCGGCGGCGCGGTGTCGATCGAGTCGCACCGGCTGCGCGGCAAGTGGAAGGACTCGCTGGTGTCGGCCTCCGGGCCGGCGGTGAACGTGGTCTTCTCGATCGTGCTGATCGTGGTGCTGGACACCTGGGGGCCGGGCTTCATCTGGTACCCGGGCACGCCCGCGCACGGCGCGGCACTCTGGTCGGCGCTGACCTTCCTGGCCTACATCCAGGTCGCCAGCGCGATCCTGAACCTGCTGCCGATCCCGGGCCTGGACGGCTACGGGATCATCGAGCCGTTCCTGAGCAACGACTGGCGCCGCATCGGGGCGCAGATCGCGCCTTACGGGATCCTGCTGGTGTTCGCCCTGCTCTACGCGCTGGGTCCGGACCGGAACTTCATCGCGCGGTGGGCACAGGACATTCTCGAAGGCCGCACCCCGCAGAACGGGGAGTACTTCGGGTACCACCTGTTCCGGTTCTGGGGCAGCTTGTACAACTGACCATCGACGAAGCGCCCGCCGCGGACCGGAGTCCGCGACGGGCGCTTGTGCTTTTCCGGCGCTGTTGAGCCCTACGCCAGCCCGGCGCGCCGCAGCGCGTCGGCCAGCGCACCCTGCGGCTCGCTGTTCCCGCCACGCCGGTCGCCGCCACGGCCGCCGCCGCCACCGCCGCCACCACCACCGTTGCCGCCGCCCCGGCGGTCGCCTCCGCCGTTGCCGCCGCCCTGGCCGCCCTGGCCGCCCCGCCGGTCGCCGCTGCCACCGCCGCGGCCGTCGCGCCCGCGACCGCCGCCGCTGTTCTCGCCGGACTGCCGCTGCCGGCCCGGGCCGCCGGAACCGGAGCCGGCGCCCGCCTCGTCGTCCAGGCGCAGCGTCAGCGCGATGCGCTTGCGCACCCCGTCCACGTCCAGCACCTTCACCCGCACCACGTCGCCGGGCTTCACCACGTCGCGGGGGTCCTTCACGAACGTCTTGGACAGCGCCGAGATGTGCACCAGGCCGTCCTGGTGGACGCCGACGTCGACGAAGGCGCCGAAGGCCGCGACGTTGGTGACCACGCCCTCCAGGATCATGCCGGGCTGCAGGTCGCCGATCTTCTCCACGCCCTCCTTGAAGGTCGCGGTCTTGAAGGCCGGGCGGGGGTCGCGGCCGGGCTTCTCCAGTTCGGCCAGGATGTCGGTGACGGTCGGGACGCCGAACGTGTCGTCGGCGAACTCCGCCGGCCGCAGCGCGCGCAGCGTCTTCGTGTCGCCGATCAGCTCCTTGATGCCGGTGCCGGTCGAAGCCAGGATCCGGCGGACCACCGGGTAGGCCTCGGGGTGCACCGAGGAGGCGTCCAGCGGGTCGTCGCCGCCGGGGATGCGCAGGAAGCCCGCGCACTGCTCGAAGGCCTTGGCGCCCAGGCGCGGCACATCCTTTATCGCGCTGCGGGTCGCGAACGGGCCGTTGGCGTCACGGTAGGCGACGATGTTGTCGGCCAGCGAGGAGCCGATGCCCGAGACCCGGGTCAGCAGCGGCGCCGAGGCGGTGTTCACGTCCACCCCGACGGCGTTCACGCAGTCCTCGACCACCGCGTCCAGCGAGCGCGAGAGCTTGCCCTCGGCCAGGTCGTGCTGGTACTGCCCGACGCCGATCGACTTCGGGTCGATCTTCACCAGCTCGGCCAGCGGGTCCTGCAGGCGGCGGGCGATCGAGACCGCGCCGCGCAGCGAGACGTCCATGGTCGGCAGTTCCTGCGAGGCGAAGGCCGAGGCCGAGTACACCGAGGCGCCGGCCTCGGAGACCATGATCTTGGTCAGCTTCAGCTCCGGCATGTTGGCGACCAGTTCCTGGGCCAGCTTGTCGGTCTCCCGGGAGGCGGTGCCGTTGCCGAACGCGATCAGCTCGACCTTGTGCACCTTCACCAGCGAGGCCAGCTTGGCCAGCGCCTCGTTCCACTTGTTCGCCGGCACGTGCGGGTAGATCACGTCGGTGGCCACCACCTTGCCGGTGGCGTCCACGACCGCGACCTTCACCCCGGTGCGGTAACCCGGGTCCAGGCCCATGGTGGCGCGGGTGCCGGCCGGGGCGGCCAGCAGCAGGTCGCGCAGGTTGGCGGCGAAGACCCGGACCGCCTCGTCCTCGGCCAGCGTCCACAGCTGCATCCGGACGTCCACGGCCAGCCGGACCAGGATCCGGGTGCGCCAGGCCCAGCGCACGGTGTCGTTCAGCCACTTCACACCAGCTCCGCTGGCGGTGGGCGACGGAATGCCGAAGGTCTTGGCGATGCGGACCTCGTAGCCGCTCTGCGTCACCGGGGCGCCGGGCTCGGCGTCCTCGGGCTCCGGGTCGAAGGTGAGGTCCAGGACCTCCTCCTTCTCGCCGCGCAGCAGCGCCAGGATGCGGTGCGAGGGCAGCGCGGTGAAGGGCTCGGCGAAGTCGAAGTAGTCGGAGAACTTCGCCCCGGCCTCCTCCTTGCCCTCCCGGACCTTAGAGGTCAGCCGACCGCTCTCCCACATGCGCTCGCGCAGCGCGCCGATCAGGTCGGCATCCTCGCCGAACCGCTCGACCAGGATCGAGCGCGCGCCATCCAGGGCCGCGGGGGCGTCCGCGACGCCCTTGTCGGCGTCCACGTAGGCCGCGGCGGTCGCCGCCGGGTCCAGGGAGGCGTCCGCGAGCAGCGCGTCGGCCAGCGGCTCCAGCCCGGCCTCGCGGGCGATCATCGCCTTGGTGCGCCGCTTGGGCTTGTAGGGGAGGTAGATGTCCTCCAGCCGGGACTTGGAGTCCGCGGCCAGGATCTGCGCCTCCAGGGCCTCGTCGAGCTTGCCCTGGCTGCGGATGGACTCCAGGATCGCCTCCCGGCGCTCCTCCATCTCGCGCAGGTAGCGCAGCCGCTCCTCCAGCGTGCGCAGCTGCGCGTCGTCCAGGCCCTCGGTCACCTCCTTGCGGTACCGCGCGACGAAGGGCACGGTCGCGCCGCCGTCCAGGAGCTCGACGGCCGCCCGGACTTGCCGGTCGGCGACGCCGAGCTCCTCGGCGATGCGCAGGTGGATGGACGCTGCTGTCGCTGCCACGCGTGGTACTCCCGCCAGGTGAAAAGCCCGCTTATCTCGCGAGAGCGATCCTAGCGACTAGAGCACGAACTTCTCGGCGACCGTGGAGTACTCGAAGAGTTCTTCGTCTGTGAACCACAGCGCGACTTCCTGCTTCGCCTCGTCGAGGTTGCCCGAGGCGTGCACCAGGTTGGCCACCGCGATGCCGTTGGCGGTGGCGTAGGCCTTGTTCTGGTGCGCGAAGTCGCCGCGGATGGTGCCCGGTGCGGCCTCGTTCGGGTAGGTGGAGCCGACGATCTTGCGGACCGTCTTGACCGCGTCGATGCCCTCCAGCACCAGGGCCAGCACCGGGCCGGACTGCATGAACGTCGCGGTGGCGTTGTACACGCCGGC carries:
- a CDS encoding DEAD/DEAH box helicase, which gives rise to MTLTDRLPATDDPDALFDAFSAWAGEQGITLYPAQEEALLEVVTGANLILSTPTGSGKSLVAAGAHFAALARYREDPRQRTFYTAPIKALVSEKFFALCAMFGADKVGMLTGDASVNPNAPIICCTAEVLANHALRDGAEADIGQVVMDEFHFYAEPDRGWAWQVPILELPKAQFVLMSATLGDVTRFEKDLTRRTGRPTAVVSSGQRPVPLYYSYSETPLHETLEELLQTNQAPIYVVHFTQAAAIERAQALMSVNVCTKEEKAAIAEMIGNFRFTAGFGKTLSRLVRHGIGVHHAGMLPKYRRLVELLAQAGLLKVICGTDTLGVGINVPIRTVLFTGLTKYDGVRTRQLKAREFHQIAGRAGRAGYDSAGYVVAQAPEHEVENAKRVAKAGGDKKKLSRVVRVKAPEGFVSWGKPSFERMVAAEPEPLTSSFQVSHAMLLNVISRPGDAFDAMRHLLEDNHEDRKSQLKLIRKAIAIYRALLAAGIVERLDEPDEQGRIVRLTKDLQFDFALNQPLSPFALATLELLEPESPTYALDALSVIESTLDNPRQVLSAQQNKARGEAVAEMKADGIEYEERMELLEKVTYPKPLEEMLQAAYEVYKRSSPWVADYEVAPKSVARDMFERAMTFAEYVSFYTLPRSEGLLLRYLADAFKALKHTVPEEMRNDEVDDLIEWLGEMVRQVDSSLLDEWEELVNPGEETPAVSPHNFDERPPPVTANARAFRVMVRNELFHRVELFALRKYDDLGELDAGSGWDSEKYYYAIEDYFDAHDELGTGPDARGPKLLVIDETPEDQPGKWVVRQIFDDPEGYHDWGISAEVDLAASDEAGTAVVVVTDVNQL
- a CDS encoding site-2 protease family protein — protein: MARTNLRLLKPGEYRPDWSQSARGGGISPIFLALVAGFAASGVALYKGFGSDRAGVFIFVLCGWLISLCLHEFMHAAAAYWGGDHTVAGKGYLRLDPRVYGHPVLTFILPLFFLLIGGLPLPGGAVSIESHRLRGKWKDSLVSASGPAVNVVFSIVLIVVLDTWGPGFIWYPGTPAHGAALWSALTFLAYIQVASAILNLLPIPGLDGYGIIEPFLSNDWRRIGAQIAPYGILLVFALLYALGPDRNFIARWAQDILEGRTPQNGEYFGYHLFRFWGSLYN
- a CDS encoding Tex family protein, with amino-acid sequence MAATAASIHLRIAEELGVADRQVRAAVELLDGGATVPFVARYRKEVTEGLDDAQLRTLEERLRYLREMEERREAILESIRSQGKLDEALEAQILAADSKSRLEDIYLPYKPKRRTKAMIAREAGLEPLADALLADASLDPAATAAAYVDADKGVADAPAALDGARSILVERFGEDADLIGALRERMWESGRLTSKVREGKEEAGAKFSDYFDFAEPFTALPSHRILALLRGEKEEVLDLTFDPEPEDAEPGAPVTQSGYEVRIAKTFGIPSPTASGAGVKWLNDTVRWAWRTRILVRLAVDVRMQLWTLAEDEAVRVFAANLRDLLLAAPAGTRATMGLDPGYRTGVKVAVVDATGKVVATDVIYPHVPANKWNEALAKLASLVKVHKVELIAFGNGTASRETDKLAQELVANMPELKLTKIMVSEAGASVYSASAFASQELPTMDVSLRGAVSIARRLQDPLAELVKIDPKSIGVGQYQHDLAEGKLSRSLDAVVEDCVNAVGVDVNTASAPLLTRVSGIGSSLADNIVAYRDANGPFATRSAIKDVPRLGAKAFEQCAGFLRIPGGDDPLDASSVHPEAYPVVRRILASTGTGIKELIGDTKTLRALRPAEFADDTFGVPTVTDILAELEKPGRDPRPAFKTATFKEGVEKIGDLQPGMILEGVVTNVAAFGAFVDVGVHQDGLVHISALSKTFVKDPRDVVKPGDVVRVKVLDVDGVRKRIALTLRLDDEAGAGSGSGGPGRQRQSGENSGGGRGRDGRGGGSGDRRGGQGGQGGGNGGGDRRGGGNGGGGGGGGGGRGGDRRGGNSEPQGALADALRRAGLA
- a CDS encoding nucleoside-diphosphate kinase; the protein is MTDTGAPVERTLVLLKPDAVARGMMGRVLTRFEDALLKVVGSKMVWMDAELTRSHYFDLEERFGAGVYNATATFMQSGPVLALVLEGIDAVKTVRKIVGSTYPNEAAPGTIRGDFAHQNKAYATANGIAVANLVHASGNLDEAKQEVALWFTDEELFEYSTVAEKFVL